In one window of Arachis ipaensis cultivar K30076 chromosome B06, Araip1.1, whole genome shotgun sequence DNA:
- the LOC107605018 gene encoding probable serine/threonine-protein kinase DDB_G0272254 isoform X1 yields the protein MGTFVNPKYVELISFFPFSHSLSHSRLRGSQRSRKRFVLLGFHKMEGMHSFWQLGDELRGHSKSSEDHKWLMVASKLAEQTRSKGERVNNLDLSKGPIEPKPRDKFGFQEENKFDTLNLSMLNLDSKVTENVSKSSLRNSAYNINAVYHKSNANLVGNLNSNKYSANIPHNKESNNNSNINNNNENNNSNAADKRFKTLPAAETLPRNEVLGGYIFVCNNDTMQEDLKRQLFGLPPRYRDSVRAITPGLPLFLYNYTTHQLHGIFEAASFGGSNIDPTAWEDKKCKGESRFPAQVRIRVRKVCKALEEDAFRPVLHHYDGPKFRLELSVPETLDLMDLCEQAGSAA from the exons ATGGGCACTTTCGTAAATCCAAAATACGTAGAACTTATAAGCTTCTTTcccttctctcattctctctctcacTCGCGTCTTCGAGGTTCTCAGCGAAGTCGTAAAAG GTTTGTGTTGTTAGGGTTTCACAAGATGGAGGGCATGCATAGCTTCTGGCAATTGGGTGATGAACTTCGTGGTCACTCAAAGTCATCTGAGGATCACAAATGGTTGATGGTTGCTTCTAAATTGGCTGAGCAGACAAGATCAAAGGGAGAACGAGTGAATAACTTAGATCTCTCAAAGGGCCCTATTGAACCAAAGCCAAGAGATAAATTTGGGTTCCAGGAGGAGAACAAGTTTGACACACTTAACTTAAGCATGCTAAATCTGGACTCGAAAGTTACTGAAAATGTGAGCAAAAGCTCACTACGGAACAGTGCTTACAATATTAATGCTGTGTACCACAAAAGCAATGCAAATTTGGTGGGAAACTTGAACAGCAACAAGTATAGTGCTAATATTCCGCACAACAAAGAGTCCAACAATAACAGCAATatcaataacaacaatgaaaACAACAATTCAAATGCAGCTGACAAAAGGTTTAAGACCCTGCCTGCAGCAGAGACACTCCCACGTAATGAAGTGCTTGGTGGATACATCTTTGTCTGTAATAATGACACAATGCAGGAAGACCTCAAACGTCAGCTATTTG GTTTGCCTCCAAGATATCGAGATTCTGTTCGGGCCATAACACCAGGATTACCTCTATTTCTGTATAACTATACTACTCACCAACTGCATGGCATTTTTGAG GCAGCAAGTTTTGGTGGCTCTAACATAGATCCAACTGCATGGGAGGACAAAAAGTGCAAAGGCGAGTCAAGGTTCCCAGCTCAG GTGAGAATCCGTGTCAGGAAAGTCTGCAAGGCATTGGAGGAAGATGCATTCAGGCCAGTGTTGCATCACTATGATGGTCCAAAGTTTCGTCTTGAGCTGTCAGTTCCAGAG ACTCTGGATTTGATGGATCTATGTGAACAAGCTGGTTCGGCTGCATAA
- the LOC107605018 gene encoding B2 protein isoform X2 has protein sequence MEGMHSFWQLGDELRGHSKSSEDHKWLMVASKLAEQTRSKGERVNNLDLSKGPIEPKPRDKFGFQEENKFDTLNLSMLNLDSKVTENVSKSSLRNSAYNINAVYHKSNANLVGNLNSNKYSANIPHNKESNNNSNINNNNENNNSNAADKRFKTLPAAETLPRNEVLGGYIFVCNNDTMQEDLKRQLFGLPPRYRDSVRAITPGLPLFLYNYTTHQLHGIFEAASFGGSNIDPTAWEDKKCKGESRFPAQVRIRVRKVCKALEEDAFRPVLHHYDGPKFRLELSVPETLDLMDLCEQAGSAA, from the exons ATGGAGGGCATGCATAGCTTCTGGCAATTGGGTGATGAACTTCGTGGTCACTCAAAGTCATCTGAGGATCACAAATGGTTGATGGTTGCTTCTAAATTGGCTGAGCAGACAAGATCAAAGGGAGAACGAGTGAATAACTTAGATCTCTCAAAGGGCCCTATTGAACCAAAGCCAAGAGATAAATTTGGGTTCCAGGAGGAGAACAAGTTTGACACACTTAACTTAAGCATGCTAAATCTGGACTCGAAAGTTACTGAAAATGTGAGCAAAAGCTCACTACGGAACAGTGCTTACAATATTAATGCTGTGTACCACAAAAGCAATGCAAATTTGGTGGGAAACTTGAACAGCAACAAGTATAGTGCTAATATTCCGCACAACAAAGAGTCCAACAATAACAGCAATatcaataacaacaatgaaaACAACAATTCAAATGCAGCTGACAAAAGGTTTAAGACCCTGCCTGCAGCAGAGACACTCCCACGTAATGAAGTGCTTGGTGGATACATCTTTGTCTGTAATAATGACACAATGCAGGAAGACCTCAAACGTCAGCTATTTG GTTTGCCTCCAAGATATCGAGATTCTGTTCGGGCCATAACACCAGGATTACCTCTATTTCTGTATAACTATACTACTCACCAACTGCATGGCATTTTTGAG GCAGCAAGTTTTGGTGGCTCTAACATAGATCCAACTGCATGGGAGGACAAAAAGTGCAAAGGCGAGTCAAGGTTCCCAGCTCAG GTGAGAATCCGTGTCAGGAAAGTCTGCAAGGCATTGGAGGAAGATGCATTCAGGCCAGTGTTGCATCACTATGATGGTCCAAAGTTTCGTCTTGAGCTGTCAGTTCCAGAG ACTCTGGATTTGATGGATCTATGTGAACAAGCTGGTTCGGCTGCATAA